In one Nicotiana sylvestris chromosome 8, ASM39365v2, whole genome shotgun sequence genomic region, the following are encoded:
- the LOC104228360 gene encoding uncharacterized protein: MAFNKPKKPRLSLNSKLCTTLFFIVLFTIPILRLLHTPTNSICTTSSSNIESWSGDLRDAEFSWNRLKFIDKNPPLETLRIAVFSRKWPTSATPGGMERHAHTLHMAMARRGHKVHVFTSPPMMDDSALSPYLSPTIHWHEGEPGKWRYNKAWEQYEEENEREKFDVIHSESVALPSHIALGLSNLVVSWHGIALESVHSSIFQDLARNPIESMTPAFNQSLQGMIPKVLNEIRFFQNYAHHVAISDSCGEMLRDVYQIPRRRVHVIVNGVDEEEYCEDSRLGHDFGSKIGVPQNASIVLGVAGRLVKDKGHPLLFEAFSQLKEKYPNVYLIVAGSGPWLQRYKDLGPQVIALGSMTPSELRGFYNSIDIFVNPTLRPQGLDLTLMEAMMSGKPVMASRFPSIKGTIIVDDEFGFMFSPNVESLIEALEKVVEEGREKLAQRGKACREYATSMFTAKKMALAYERLFLCIKNETFCSYT; encoded by the coding sequence ATGGCCTTCAACAAGCCTAAAAAGCCCCGTCTCTCTCTTAATTCGAAACTTTGCACCACCTTATTTTTCATTGTTCTTTTCACCATTCCTATCCTTCGTCTCCTCCATACGCCTACTAACTCTATTTGCACCACCTCTTCTTCGAATATCGAGTCTTGGTCCGGTGATCTACGTGATGCTGAATTTTCATGGAATCGTTTGAAGTTTATTGATAAAAATCCCCCATTAGAAACGCTAAGAATCGCGGTCTTTTCTAGGAAATGGCCTACGAGTGCCACCCCAGGTGGCATGGAACGTCATGCCCATACGTTGCACATGGCTATGGCGCGTCGTGGCCACAAGGTGCATGTCTTCACATCACCACCAATGATGGATGACTCTGCCTTAAGTCCATATCTTTCACCAACTATTCATTGGCACGAGGGCGAACCAGGGAAGTGGCGTTACAATAAGGCATGGGAACAATAcgaagaggaaaatgaaagagaaaaattTGATGTAATTCACTCGGAAAGCGTGGCATTGCCTAGTCACATAGCTCTTGGCCTTTCGAATCTCGTGGTATCCTGGCATGGAATAGCTCTAGAGAGTGTACATTCAAGCATCTTCCAAGATTTAGCAAGGAATCCCATTGAGTCTATGACACCTGCTTTTAATCAAAGCCTACAAGGCATGATTCCAAAGGTGTTGAATGAAATTcgattttttcaaaactatgcacACCATGTTGCCATAAGTGATAGCTGTGGAGAAATGCTTAGAGATGTCTATCAAATTCCTAGAAGAAGAGTCCATGTGATTGTTAATGGAGTGGATGAAGAAGAATACTGTGAAGATTCAAGACTAGGCCATGACTTTGGATCCAAAATAGGTGTGCCCCAAAATGCAAGCATAGTACTAGGTGTAGCTGGAAGATTGGTAAAGGATAAAGGGCACCCTTTACTTTTTGAAGCATTTTCACAACTCAAAGAAAAATACCCTAATGTTTATTTAATAGTAGCAGGGTCAGGACCTTGGTTACAAAGGTACAAAGATTTAGGACCTCAAGTTATAGCATTAGGTTCAATGACCCCATCTGAGTTAAGAGGATTCTATAACTCAATAGATATTTTTGTGAACCCTACACTTAGACCACAAGGGCTTGATCTTACATTAATGGAAGCAATGATGAGTGGGAAACCAGTTATGGCTTCAAGGTTTCCTAGTATAAAGGGCACAATTATTGTGGATGATGAATTTGGATTTATGTTTTCTCCAAATGTGGAGTCTTTGATAGAAGCACTTGAAAAAGTGGTTGAAGAAGGAAGAGAGAAATTAGCACAAAGAGGAAAAGCTTGTAGGGAATATGCAACTTCTATGTTCACTGCAAAGAAGATGGCTTTGGCTTATGAGAGATTGTTCCTTTGCATCAAGAATGAAACATTTTGTAGCTACACTTag
- the LOC138875442 gene encoding uncharacterized protein, with protein MANQVIIGALFQEGTSQVRPPYFNGQYFSHWKVLIEIFAKAYDIKVWRVIKKGNYPLPAATPPLADPEDIDSYTKEQIEVVQVNNKARNFLHNAISGEEYEKISSCDTTKEMWDKLEVTYEGTSKVKETHINMLVHDYELFSMKEAESIEEKFARFSKIVSHLKAFGKPYTSGDQVRKILRSLPITWQTKVVTLESQDLKKLSYDELRGKLIAFEKTHLKKTSQEEKKENSHIQDIN; from the coding sequence ATGGCAAATCAAGTTATCATAGGAGCTCTCTTTCAggaaggaacttcacaagttagaCCACCATACTTCAATGGACAATATTTCTCCCATTGGAAAGTGCTGATAGAGATCTTTGCCAAGGCCTATGACATCAAAGTTTGGAgagtcatcaaaaaggggaactaTCCCTTACCAGCTGCTACTCCACCACTTGCTGATCCTGAAGATATAGATTCATATACAAAAGAGCAAATAGAAGTGGTACAAGTTAACAATAAAGCGAGAAATTTTCTTCATAATGCTATAAGTGGTGAAGAATATGAGAAAATCTCAAGTTGTGACACAACCAAAGAAATGTGGGACAAGCTTGAGGTCACATATGAAGGTACCAGCAAAGTAAAGGAAACACATATCAACATGCTGGTTCATGATTATGAACTCTTCTCAATGAAAGAAGCAGAATCCATTGAAGAAAAGTTTGCCAGATTTAGCAAAATAGTTAGCCATCTAAAGGCATTTGGCAAGCCCTATACCAGTGGTGATCAAGTTAGAAAAATTCTCAGGAGTTTGCCAATCACTTGGCAGACCAAAGTAGTCACATTGGAATCTCAGGATCTAAAAAAATTATCTTATGATGAGCTACGAGGAAAACTCATAGCTTTTGAAAAGACGCATCTCAAGAAGACTagtcaagaagaaaaaaaagaaaatagtcaCATTCAAGACATCAACTGA